A segment of the Candida albicans SC5314 chromosome 2, complete sequence genome:
ATAATTCAAATAgaataaacaattaaaaatttcaataactTTCATTAATTCGTAAAACGCATCATACATAAATATCatattaaaataaaaaaaatagaaggAACAAACATAGCATCATAACAGACATAGCAAcataattaaaataaaaaaagacttACGAACTAATCTTGTAAAAAGcaccaacagcaacagTAACAACATACTGTTTACATTGGAATGGATTTATATTCAACATCAACCATAGCTGATTCATTTGTACAAGAAACATCCAATTCCAATCTCCAATGTCTATCATAcatatcttcttcttctttactAAAACCATGATCAGTTTCGTCTTTAAATTTCCAAGTAACTTTATTATCAGTCTCAACAACTTCTCCTTTaccaaaattcaattcGTAACCACAACatttttctaaatctttaattaaatGTTTTTGAATATGATGTTGTAAATCACGTCTAAATTTCTTGGAGTTTTTATTCATGGTAGgcttgattttttcaagatTATTTTGACAACTCTTCATAACAAATGGTGGATAATAATGTAATCTACCATggaaataatcaaaatcattatccCAAGTTTCATCACGAAcaaatgattcaaattGTTCCAATTCGTCAAATTCTTTGATTGTAGGTGGTAACAACACTTGTTTCATAGTACCTGGTTCATCAGCACTTTCAATTGAGgtaattgatgatgatctTGTTTTAGGGACTGGTTGTAAATGATCCATTGGTTTAATATTGTCTAAATCTAATGGTAAAGCTTCAGACTTAgactttttctttcccgCCATGATCGTTAATTTGtgtatttatttaaaaatagGAATTAGTAAAAGTTATATGATTGTAAAATCCAACgtgaataaatttttgtgagtggttgcaaaaaaataaaagggaaaaaaagtaaatatAGCAgcaataaataatttgagatacttttttccttttcttgaTTGACTGATTGATTGGTTAATTGATtagattcaattgattgatgattaaaaagaaaaacaagaaaaacaagaaaaatttgaaaaaacaagaGTGGGAAAATTTGGTTGTATTTATAGTTtaagaatttgttgataattaaAAGTTTGGTTTTTAAGGAAAGAGGAGTTgtaacaacaatcaattcaagGGGGAAgtgagagagagaaagagaaaatgGAGCGGAGTGGAACGAGACGACAAgaattcctttttttttacaatcaaatattttagaGTGCGAAAgataattgttgttgttgtgttgGGTGACTGTCGTGTGATCGTGATCAAAGTGGtcataaaaaataaaataaatctCCCCACCTTTACATATGCCACCACCCACTCACCACTACCAACAATCATTCATAAACAAATTGCTTTTTCCACACACCCCCCTTSAAACCCATACAAATCATCAttcattgatgatttttcaattgttgttgtttatttggtttctttttcttttcgtttaatttgtttgtaATTATAATCACtgaaattttatcaatcatTTGAATCTAATATTGTACATGATGAGATTGATGGATCTGAAAGTAAAGACGAGATGATAAGAAGAGTCAGGGGTGGCTATAGTCGTGTGTAATTACTCAATTTGAggtgttttttttggttttcttaGTCGTATTAATTTTAACTCACGATATCGCACGATTAGAAATTTCATTGAGCGAATTCTTTGTTCTTAATGGCTGGTTTTGCCCAGGGGGTAAGTTgagtgtgtgtgtgtggaGGTCGTTTGAGAATAGAGCGAGAAATAGAGACATCACCATATGTTCTTTGTCTTCTCCTATCTTCCCCTCCAAAATTAGAAACATACCCCAAAAatccccaaaaaaaatcgaATGAGGAGAACAAGAGacacaataataataatggtgatGTGAAAACCTCACGTTATTTTCCTACTCAATTGTGATTTGCAAATCACCATTGTATATTTAGTAAACTGTCAACACCTGATTCTAACAAAGATGTTTGACGATGGGTTCAGGGAATGATTCTTCCGACAGAGGTCAGAGAAGGGAGTTACATGTAAAATgctctttctcttttttcacATAAACTCATTCTTTGATTCTTCTGTATCAATTAACAGTTTTCAAAACGTTTtgaagataataataattactcgaaaaaaaatacgTTGCAATCCAATTATAATTGGTGGGCTTTTCTATGTTCGTGGCTACCGCataaaaacaacaacactaATACTTACCCCATTTTTTgacattcaatttttttgatttgatttgatttgatttcagtttgtttctttgtttattgttaaaGAATAATTGTGTCAATTGCTTAAATGTGATCTGGAACGCTACCAGCTGTGGTTTTGTGGATTGTACTTTCATAAAATCGTACCCAATGTGGGTTAATACAACTTCATCAACAGTTCTCCAAAAAAGAAGGCTTTTCCATTTATACCAAGGGTTTAGAGCAGATCATTCCAAACACCCGGACTCACTAACACCCTTCGTTTAGCATCTGTCTATACTCATCACATGTAACATATTACTTTTGTTTGATTGTGTGTGCATAGTTTACAAATTGGAAGtagggaaaaaaaaaaattttcgccagtattttcatcaaaaccCCAACCATCTATAGAACCTAAGACCTTCCCCTTAcatttaatcaaatcaaaatactAATATGAGTTTATGGGGTGTATATACGGGGCCACAACCCCCTAAAAAACCGTTACAAGAAATGACACAAGAAGAACAAGCAGAAGAAGGAGCTCGACAAATGATTGGATTCATGAATTCATGTCCTGGTAAAACTGTCATGGCAGGAGTATCAGGGTTTGCCTTGGGTGGGTTTTTCGGATTATTTATGGCATCTATGGCTTATGATACACCTATTGGAACTGATGCTGTGAAACATATATCGGAATTACCAtttaaacaacaaatgaaattacAATTTACCGATATGGCAAAACGATCATATTCATCAGCGAAAAATTTTGGGTATATTGGTATGGTTTACTCTGGAGTCGAATGTACCATCGAAAGTTTACGAGCAAAACATGATATATATAATGGTGTTAGTGCTGGATGTATTACTGGGGCAGGATTAGCTATTAGAGCTGGTCCTCAAGCAGCATTAGTTGGTTGTGCTGGGTTTGCTGCATTCAGTTTGGCAATTGATATGTATTTGAATAGTGATgcagcaccaccaccaaagaATGATTATGATATATAAGAGAAAGGAAGCAAAGAAGTTAGGTAAGGGCTAGTTGttcattgattattattattattattattagacTTGTACATATTATACATAATTAGTGTGCTTTTAGAAGGGGAGGGGGGGTTGTAATAGGATATTAAtacaaataaaacaattgaaaaaaatcNNNNNNNNNNNNNNNNNNNNNNNNNNNNNNNNNNNNNNNNNNNNNNNNNNNNNNNNNNNNNNNNNNNNNNNNNNNNNNNNNNNNNNNNNNNNNNNNNNNNTATACTTATCCccaatatcaaatatttttgttgacGACAGAATGTACAGAGAAGTTTGTATATgccttgttgttgattctcATTTTGTGATCGTAATCGCAGTATATTCGTTTTCACATAATTCAATaactcttcttcttcttgttcttcttgttcattatcaatttcttgttcatgCATATTAGTTATACTTTCAGTAGTATTGATTCGAATTAAATGATCAGaaatatcatttaattgttgttccattattattaattgttcttcttcataTGTTTCTAACTCATTGAGTTCATGAATTAATTGTCGTAATTTGTTCTTTATTCGATCTTTAGTAGTAGAAGTTCTCGGTATCCTCACATGTGGTAGTGGTTGTGGTGCTGGATTGTTCGCTAGTCGCGACAACAATGAAGATGTTGTTGGTTTAGTTGTTGGCGGAGGCAAAGGTTCAATTGATGTGGATTGTTGTAAAGAGCCCGATGGTTGTcgcagttgttgttggtgttgtcGATGAtatgatggtgatggtgaCTGTCGTCTCGTTGGTAAATATGTCAATGGTAATGGATCTCCTAAATTGACTGAATCGGTCTTGTTATGTCGTTTACTCATATTAGCATTGTTGGGATgaatatttgtattttgcGGAGAATTTCAAGTATGCTGGATTTTGGTGAAAAGCTTTTGTGAATAAGACAGTTTCTTTACTTTCTGAAATTTggtttgttttggtttcaagttttctttttttcttttttttgatgaGATTATTGTGAGAGCCAGTTTCAATTGACTCGCGCGTTAAAATTCATTTCTGAATGAGAGTGTGTACCAATGTTCAAAAAATAGTGACATCGCGTCTCAACTGTTCCAGCAACTGTTATCAGATTATGGTATGTGCTGCCAATGGAATTTATCAAGTTGATCTATATTAGTATTCAAACTCAAAGTACTCTCTTTAACTTGGTTGTATAAATTATAATGCTAGATTGAAATTTACTTCcattaattattttattaaatatttgcATAAACtccaaatcaaaaacttCATAGAtgttttcttcaattctttattcAAGATATGGTCTTACTTTTTTACCACCCATATATCCGCAGCTACATCACAAATTACATCATTATGAAAAAAGCATTTGTTGGCCTGTTTTCCCCACACAACAACATACCAAAAACATAATCAAGAtcataaataaataaataatatcaCCCAAAGgaagcaaaaaaataattttgtcGTGCATAATATCAAAACCTCGCTTATAAATTAAACCGAAACATCGCTACCAACTATTAGGTTTTGTGCGATGACCAATATTAGAacataatcatcatcatttaaaatatttggaCCAATAAAAAACTAAGTACAAGCcaagacaagaaaaagagaaaaaacGAAAAAGCCGAGATTGTGAAAAGACCAtgtcaatatcaataataataaccaattattattagtactAGTGTTcatatattgatattattattattatttctatGTACTTCTGTTCTTATTGGTTGGGgtaaaaaaatacaaaactgttgaagttgaagttaCCAATCtgttaaataataatttctcACCATTTTTCACCACCTcctctttcttttcctcCAATAGGAAACTATTTCgtataataatttttttagtctcaacaacaactttaaTGTTACATTTTTGCTTTTAAAAGTAAAATGTGTAGATGAGTTTtagtagaaaaaaaaaatattatgaCTATTTAATCAACTCAAATTATCCTTCATGTcgtttttctttctttctttttggcaTAGGGTGACAACATTACCATTCTACTTATTGTTAATTAGTTGattgtttataaatttgaagtATTATTGGGAAATTTACCttttaataatcaacaatagtAATTTGAAAGGAGTCGTGTGAATTTTTTGTGTAAATTGTGATTGGTACTAAAAGGGTTTGCATTTTTAATAAGATTTTGTGAAACGGAAGTAAAGTCCATTTTTGACACACGACACGACAAATTCNNNNNNNNNNNNNAAGCAAAGAAGGaactaaaaaataaattgtgTCCCGCcccagaaaaaaaaaatagcaaAAATTAGACAAACA
Coding sequences within it:
- the TIM22 gene encoding translocation channel protein (Mitochondrial inner membrane protein; predicted role in protein import; Hap43-repressed gene; flow model biofilm induced; Spider biofilm repressed), with product MSLWGVYTGPQPPKKPLQEMTQEEQAEEGARQMIGFMNSCPGKTVMAGVSGFALGGFFGLFMASMAYDTPIGTDAVKHISELPFKQQMKLQFTDMAKRSYSSAKNFGYIGMVYSGVECTIESLRAKHDIYNGVSAGCITGAGLAIRAGPQAALVGCAGFAAFSLAIDMYLNSDAAPPPKNDYDI
- a CDS encoding uncharacterized protein (Ortholog of C. parapsilosis CDC317 : CPAR2_407000, C. dubliniensis CD36 : Cd36_22440, Candida tenuis NRRL Y-1498 : cten_CGOB_00049 and Lodderomyces elongisporus NRLL YB-4239 : LELG_02401); translated protein: MSKRHNKTDSVNLGDPLPLTYLPTRRQSPSPSYHRQHQQQSRQPSGSLQQSTSIEPLPPPTTKPTTSSLLSRLANNPAPQPLPHVRIPRTSTTKDRIKNKLRQLIHELNELETYEEEQLIIMEQQLNDISDHLIRINTTESITNMHEQEIDNEQEEQEEEELLNYVKTNISRLRSQNENQQQGIYKLLCTFCRQQKYLILGISI
- the UCF1 gene encoding Ucf1p (Upregulated by cAMP in filamentous growth; induced in high iron, decreased upon yeast-hypha switch; downregulation correlates with clinical fluconazole resistance; Ras1-regulated; Hap43-repressed; flow model biofilm induced) yields the protein MAGKKKSKSEALPLDLDNIKPMDHLQPVPKTRSSSITSIESADEPGTMKQVLLPPTIKEFDELEQFESFVRDETWDNDFDYFHGRLHYYPPFVMKSCQNNLEKIKPTMNKNSKKFRRDLQHHIQKHLIKDLEKCCGYELNFGKGEVVETDNKVTWKFKDETDHGFSKEEEDMYDRHWRLELDVSCTNESAMVDVEYKSIPM